Below is a window of Cryobacterium sp. PAMC25264 DNA.
CCGGCCGACGAAGAGACCATGGAAGCCGCACACCAGCCCATCGCAGCTACGGCTCCAGCCGCGCGACGTCCGTTCTGGCGACTGCCGCGGTTCGGCGGCAGGGATGCCGCGGAGACATCGGGCGCCGGCGTGGCCGCGGCCTCTGCAACTGCAACTGCAGTCAACGCCTCCACCGCAGCTTCCGTGGCGGACAGCACCGCCGTCGAAGCCGCTACCGACACCTCGGCGGCTGCCGATCCTGCACCGGCGACCGGCGCCACCCCGGTGAGCCTGGTCGACGCCGTCACCACGCCTGCTGAGAAGCCTGTAGCGAAGCCTGCGACGACCACCCCGCGCATCGCGCCGGTGCTCCGCAAGCCCCTGCCGCCGCGCACGGGTGCCACGATCGTCAGCGACTCCGCCCCGGTGGAGATCGCTGTCAATGGCCTCAACAAGCGCTTCGGCCAGAACGTGGCCGTGGCGGGAGTCGACCTCGAGGTTCGGTCGGGCTCGTTCTACGGCATCGTCGGCCCCAACGGGGCGGGCAAGACCACGACCCTGTCGATGATCACCGGACTGCTCCGGCCCGACTCGGGCTCCATCCACGTGCATGGCATCGACGTGTGGGCCGACCCCGTCGCCGCCAAGCGCGCCATCGGCGTGCTGCCCGACCGCTTGCGCCTCTTCGACCGCCTCACCGGCGCCCAGCTGCTGTACTACGCCGGCGTGCTCCGCGGGCTGGAGAGCGAGACGGTGCGCACCCGGTCCGCCGACCTGGCTGCCGCTTTCGGTCTCGAGGGCGCTCTCAACCGGCTGGTGGCCGACTACTCGGCCGGCATGACCAAGAAGATCGCCCTGGCCTGCGCGATGATCCACTCGCCGCGCGTGCTGGTGCTCGACGAGCCGTTCGAGTCGGTCGACCCGGTTTCCGCCGTCAACGTCACCGAGATCCTGCAGCGTTACGTCGCCGCAGGGGGCACGGTCATCCTCTCCAGCCACGGCATGGACCTCATCCAGCGGGTCTGTGACCATGTGGCCATCATCGTGCAGGGCTCGGTCCTCGCGTCGGGAACGATCGACGAGGTGCGCGGAAACGTGTCGCTCGAGGAACGCTTCGTCGACCTGGCCGGCGGACGAAAGGTTGCGGAGGGCCTGGAGTGGTTGCACAATTTCTCGGACTGAAACTGAGGCTCCTCGCCAATCTCTTCCGGCGTAGCCCGTGGCAGGTCGTGGGGGTCGTGCTCGGCCTGATCTACGGGTTGCTCGTGGCCGCAGCCCTGGTGGCCATGCTCATCGCGTTCCGTTTTGTCGACGATGTGGGCACCATCCGTGACGGGCTCATTGTGGTGGGCTCGATCGTCGTGCTCGGCTTCATCCTCGTGCCGCTGGTCTTCGGTGTCGACGACAGCATGGACCCGCGCAAGTTCTCCACCCTGGGCATTCCGACCAAAGACCTGTCCCTGGGGCTGGCCGTCTCGTCGCTGGTCGGTGTGCCGGCGGCCACCTTGACGCTGGTGCTTCTGGGCACCGTTGTCACCTGGTCACGCGGTGTGGGGGAGACCCTGTTCGCGATCATCGCGGCGGCACTGCTGCTGGGTACCTGCATGC
It encodes the following:
- a CDS encoding ATP-binding cassette domain-containing protein; its protein translation is MRKPSTPDSATAAAGSSTSESASDEAAPAKPVRSTTRAPRKPAAPRAGTAARSSATAKASTDAAQPKTPAAATSDSATTDSATGVSPAATPATAAERVTVTRTPAARTSPVAKATRLPATTTSTADTAEAVAAAAQTTDGDPATASSATAGGSAATKPKTTPARTTSARTAASKAAAAKAAAAKTESATKAGAARTAATKAAAAKSAAARAAATSARTAAAAAARAAALAAASTDAESADPAVSGRVPTVAGQASTAAAPVTDVPGTDVPGTDVPGADVPDTNVPAAVVPAAEASAPVVTEPAASKAPAAGQAAHDVAVTDDPPVDDLAQADPPTVVRSDVTDPATDGHDDATRIFTVTAEPADEETMEAAHQPIAATAPAARRPFWRLPRFGGRDAAETSGAGVAAASATATAVNASTAASVADSTAVEAATDTSAAADPAPATGATPVSLVDAVTTPAEKPVAKPATTTPRIAPVLRKPLPPRTGATIVSDSAPVEIAVNGLNKRFGQNVAVAGVDLEVRSGSFYGIVGPNGAGKTTTLSMITGLLRPDSGSIHVHGIDVWADPVAAKRAIGVLPDRLRLFDRLTGAQLLYYAGVLRGLESETVRTRSADLAAAFGLEGALNRLVADYSAGMTKKIALACAMIHSPRVLVLDEPFESVDPVSAVNVTEILQRYVAAGGTVILSSHGMDLIQRVCDHVAIIVQGSVLASGTIDEVRGNVSLEERFVDLAGGRKVAEGLEWLHNFSD